The following are encoded in a window of Clarias gariepinus isolate MV-2021 ecotype Netherlands chromosome 8, CGAR_prim_01v2, whole genome shotgun sequence genomic DNA:
- the nkx3.3 gene encoding NK3 homeobox 3 isoform X2, which produces MASDNSSFSIHNILNRGLDSHRNNRLSREYSDELVKAELLGRVEGISCPGSAQCQGGSEDGSRQGRIVYGHSRLAPCALDLDTSSDRQSCGEESTGEETLHTENRQNLDQEKRESCAFADHHPKASKKRCRAAFSHAQVCELERRFNLQRYLSGPERAHLAGALKLTETQVKIWFQNRRYKTKRRQMAAELAATSASTLAKRVAVRVLVKDDQRQYGADDFLPPHYLRLYQSYQCCPYMYCVQPWISNSALSGNLY; this is translated from the exons ATGGCGAGCGACAACTCTTCATTCTCAATACATAACATTCTGAATCGAGGGCTTGATTCTCACAGAAATAATCGACTCTCCCGGGAATACAGCGACGAACTTGTAAAGGCAGAGCTTCTCGGGAGGGTAGAGGGAATAAGTTGTCCCGGATCCGCTCAGTGTCAGGGCGGGAGTGAGGATGGAAGCAGACAGGGAAGAATCGTGTACGGACACAGCAGGCTCGCTCCTTGCGCACTCGACCTTGATACATCATCGGACAGACAGTCCTGTGGAGAGGAGTCTACAGGAGAGGAGACGTTGCATACAGAAAACAGACAAA ATCTGGATCAAGAGAAGAGGGAGAGCTGTGCTTTCGCCGATCATCACCCGAAGGCCAGTAAGAAGCGGTGCCGCGCCGCTTTTTCGCACGCGCAGGTGTGTGAGCTGGAGCGCCGTTTTAACCTGCAGCGCTACCTGTCCGGCCCGGAGCGCGCGCACTTGGCAGGAGCGCTTAAACTCACCGAGACTCAGGTGAAGATCTGGTTCCAGAACCGCAGATACAAAACAAAACGGCGGCAGATGGCGGCTGAGCTCGCAGCCACCTCGGCTTCCACGCTGGCCAAGCGGGTGGCAGTGAGGGTGCTAGTGAAGGACGACCAGAGGCAGTACGGAGCGGATGATTTTCTCCCGCCCCACTATCTGCGCCTATACCAGTCATATCAATGCTGCCCTTACATGTACTGCGTTCAGCCCTGGATCTCGAACAGCGCGCTCAGTGGAAACCTGTACTGA
- the nkx3.3 gene encoding NK3 homeobox 3 isoform X1, whose product MASDNSSFSIHNILNRGLDSHRNNRLSREYSDELVKAELLGRVEGISCPGSAQCQGGSEDGSRQGRIVYGHSRLAPCALDLDTSSDRQSCGEESTGEETLHTENRQNLDVHVPDLDQEKRESCAFADHHPKASKKRCRAAFSHAQVCELERRFNLQRYLSGPERAHLAGALKLTETQVKIWFQNRRYKTKRRQMAAELAATSASTLAKRVAVRVLVKDDQRQYGADDFLPPHYLRLYQSYQCCPYMYCVQPWISNSALSGNLY is encoded by the exons ATGGCGAGCGACAACTCTTCATTCTCAATACATAACATTCTGAATCGAGGGCTTGATTCTCACAGAAATAATCGACTCTCCCGGGAATACAGCGACGAACTTGTAAAGGCAGAGCTTCTCGGGAGGGTAGAGGGAATAAGTTGTCCCGGATCCGCTCAGTGTCAGGGCGGGAGTGAGGATGGAAGCAGACAGGGAAGAATCGTGTACGGACACAGCAGGCTCGCTCCTTGCGCACTCGACCTTGATACATCATCGGACAGACAGTCCTGTGGAGAGGAGTCTACAGGAGAGGAGACGTTGCATACAGAAAACAGACAAA ATCTTGATGTGCATGTTCCAGATCTGGATCAAGAGAAGAGGGAGAGCTGTGCTTTCGCCGATCATCACCCGAAGGCCAGTAAGAAGCGGTGCCGCGCCGCTTTTTCGCACGCGCAGGTGTGTGAGCTGGAGCGCCGTTTTAACCTGCAGCGCTACCTGTCCGGCCCGGAGCGCGCGCACTTGGCAGGAGCGCTTAAACTCACCGAGACTCAGGTGAAGATCTGGTTCCAGAACCGCAGATACAAAACAAAACGGCGGCAGATGGCGGCTGAGCTCGCAGCCACCTCGGCTTCCACGCTGGCCAAGCGGGTGGCAGTGAGGGTGCTAGTGAAGGACGACCAGAGGCAGTACGGAGCGGATGATTTTCTCCCGCCCCACTATCTGCGCCTATACCAGTCATATCAATGCTGCCCTTACATGTACTGCGTTCAGCCCTGGATCTCGAACAGCGCGCTCAGTGGAAACCTGTACTGA